The Stratiformator vulcanicus genome has a segment encoding these proteins:
- a CDS encoding response regulator transcription factor, whose translation MTNTAERDELCMLDAPEAIVRIVDDDGEVLRSNKFLIESVGISVETFLSPQEFLSTLDPNVPGCILLDLRMPELSGIEVLDRLRERGIDMPIIILTAYPEVSSAVRSMKKGAVDFLPKPVSDQVLIEQVQRAIEKDRECVARRQRVMSVRQMHESLTARESEVMDLVVEGLSSREIGDQLGVSFKTVEAHRAKIMKKMRAPSIPDLIRKAVEVRGGTAADPNGND comes from the coding sequence ATGACGAATACTGCCGAACGCGACGAACTTTGCATGTTGGACGCTCCCGAAGCCATCGTTCGAATCGTGGACGATGACGGCGAGGTGCTTCGCTCGAACAAGTTTCTGATCGAGTCGGTCGGCATCTCGGTCGAAACGTTTCTCTCTCCGCAGGAGTTCTTAAGCACGTTGGACCCGAACGTCCCCGGGTGCATTCTGCTCGATCTGCGAATGCCGGAATTGAGCGGCATTGAAGTTCTCGATCGCCTCCGCGAACGCGGAATCGATATGCCGATTATCATCCTGACGGCATATCCCGAGGTTTCTTCCGCCGTCCGTTCGATGAAAAAAGGCGCGGTCGATTTTCTGCCCAAGCCGGTCAGCGATCAAGTATTGATCGAACAGGTCCAGCGGGCGATCGAAAAGGATCGCGAATGCGTGGCTCGCCGACAGCGGGTGATGAGCGTCCGGCAGATGCACGAATCGCTCACCGCGCGGGAGAGTGAAGTGATGGACTTGGTAGTCGAGGGACTGTCGAGCCGGGAAATCGGTGATCAACTCGGCGTGAGCTTCAAGACGGTCGAGGCCCATCGGGCCAAGATCATGAAAAAAATGCGGGCTCCTTCTATTCCCGATCTCATCCGCAAAGCAGTCGAAGTACGCGGCGGCACCGCAGCCGACCCGAACGGCAACGATTGA